A single genomic interval of Lewinellaceae bacterium harbors:
- a CDS encoding cysteine desulfurase, with protein MIYVDNAATTPISPEVFEAMKPWLTTNYGNPSSIHAEGRKARTAIEQARKTVAHYLEASIGEVFFTSCGTESINTAIKRSILDLGVQRIITSPIEHHCTLHSVEAVKRDFGIDVEYLPVSKTGLPDLDVLRNLLRNHNLPTLVTLMHANNEIGTLTPIREISAMCQEAGAYFLPDTVQSIAKYPLSVREMPVTFLAGSAHKFHGPKGIGFMYINGDVKINPLIDGGSQERTMRSGTENIAYIVGLAKALELYINDRYARQKHIDGLRRYLADQLLLAFPGAYLNGDGLDNTLYTVLSIAFPPHPKNELLLLQLDIAGICASGGSACTSGAEAASHVLEGIGADPDYKTIRFSFSHYNTMNEMDEVVRKVKGILG; from the coding sequence ATGATCTACGTCGACAATGCGGCCACCACGCCCATCAGCCCGGAAGTCTTTGAGGCCATGAAGCCCTGGTTGACCACCAACTATGGCAATCCTTCCAGCATCCATGCCGAAGGTCGTAAGGCCCGCACCGCCATCGAACAAGCCCGGAAGACGGTAGCCCATTATCTGGAAGCTTCGATCGGCGAAGTCTTTTTCACTTCCTGTGGTACTGAATCCATCAATACAGCGATCAAGCGAAGCATTCTGGATCTGGGGGTGCAGCGGATCATAACCAGTCCCATCGAGCATCACTGTACACTACATAGCGTGGAAGCGGTGAAACGCGATTTTGGCATTGACGTTGAGTATTTGCCGGTTTCCAAAACAGGATTACCGGATCTGGATGTTTTGCGAAACTTGCTGAGAAACCACAACCTCCCCACTCTGGTCACCCTGATGCATGCCAATAATGAAATCGGCACCTTGACACCGATCCGTGAGATCAGCGCAATGTGCCAGGAAGCCGGTGCATATTTCCTGCCGGACACCGTTCAGTCCATTGCAAAATATCCATTGTCGGTCCGGGAGATGCCGGTGACGTTTCTTGCCGGGTCGGCGCATAAGTTTCACGGCCCCAAGGGCATCGGGTTTATGTACATCAACGGAGATGTGAAGATCAATCCTCTGATTGATGGCGGTTCCCAGGAGCGAACCATGCGTAGCGGCACTGAAAATATCGCTTACATCGTCGGCCTGGCCAAGGCTTTGGAATTATACATCAACGACCGGTATGCACGCCAGAAACACATCGATGGTTTACGTCGCTACCTGGCTGATCAGTTGTTGTTGGCATTCCCCGGCGCATATTTAAACGGGGATGGTCTGGACAACACACTTTACACAGTCCTCAGCATTGCCTTTCCCCCTCATCCCAAGAATGAACTCTTGTTATTGCAATTGGATATTGCCGGCATCTGTGCCTCCGGGGGAAGTGCCTGCACCTCCGGCGCCGAAGCTGCATCCCATGTCCTGGAGGGCATCGGTGCTGACCCGGATTACAAAACCATCCGGTTCAGTTTCTCTCATTATAACACGATGAATGAGATGGATGAAGTAGTGAGGAAGGTAAAGGGTATACTGGGATGA
- the glmM gene encoding phosphoglucosamine mutase — translation MTLIKSISGIRGTIGGPVGENFTPIDIVECTAAFGQWTLDRTGIARVVVGRDARISGKMVQELVVQTLMALGIEVIDLDLSTTPTVEMAVTDEKAGAGIILTASHNPAQWNALKFLNDKGEFISAADGAEVLEYIATRKMHFVPVEQIGARIPKKDAIEKHITAILSLPLIPVAEIKKRQFKVVVDPVNSTGSLALPPLLEKLGCEVQLIHGEPTGHFAHNPEPLPHHLTDLSQAVIDQKADFGISVDPDVDRLALVCPDGSMFGEEYTLVAAADFILGHTPGATVSNVSSSLALKDVTEAHDQTYYSAAVGEVNVVTKMKEVNAVIGGEGNGGIIYPDLHYGRDALVGIAFILALLTERNTDLKALKATYPPYEMVKDRIELDGSLDKSQVLQRVRDHFRNDLLNEIDGIKVEWPDRWVQIRASNTEPILRVYAEAPTLPAAQALVDQVKGVLS, via the coding sequence ATGACATTGATTAAATCCATCTCAGGTATCCGTGGTACGATAGGCGGACCGGTAGGTGAAAATTTCACACCCATAGACATCGTTGAGTGTACGGCAGCTTTTGGCCAGTGGACCCTGGACCGGACGGGTATTGCCCGGGTTGTGGTTGGCCGGGATGCAAGGATTTCAGGAAAAATGGTTCAGGAACTGGTGGTTCAGACCCTGATGGCCCTTGGAATTGAGGTCATTGACCTGGATCTCTCGACCACTCCGACCGTTGAGATGGCAGTCACCGATGAAAAAGCCGGTGCTGGTATCATCCTTACTGCAAGTCATAATCCGGCCCAATGGAATGCCCTGAAATTTCTGAACGACAAAGGAGAATTTATCAGCGCTGCCGATGGCGCCGAGGTTTTGGAATACATAGCAACCCGGAAGATGCATTTTGTTCCTGTCGAACAAATAGGAGCTCGTATTCCTAAAAAAGATGCCATCGAAAAACACATTACGGCCATTTTGTCCCTGCCATTAATACCAGTGGCAGAGATCAAAAAACGTCAATTCAAAGTTGTGGTCGACCCGGTGAATTCTACCGGAAGCCTGGCACTGCCACCTTTATTGGAGAAACTGGGATGTGAAGTACAGCTCATTCACGGCGAACCTACCGGACATTTTGCCCACAACCCCGAGCCCCTGCCCCACCACCTGACGGATCTGAGTCAGGCAGTGATCGATCAAAAGGCCGACTTCGGCATATCCGTGGATCCTGATGTTGACCGACTGGCCCTGGTATGCCCGGACGGTTCTATGTTCGGGGAAGAATACACCCTGGTTGCTGCGGCTGACTTTATTCTGGGACATACACCGGGAGCCACCGTTTCCAACGTCTCTTCCAGCCTTGCTTTAAAGGATGTGACCGAAGCACACGATCAAACCTATTATTCGGCTGCTGTGGGTGAAGTCAATGTGGTGACCAAAATGAAAGAAGTGAATGCCGTCATCGGGGGTGAAGGTAACGGAGGTATTATCTACCCGGATCTGCACTATGGCCGGGATGCCCTGGTCGGAATTGCCTTTATCCTGGCCTTACTCACCGAACGCAACACCGATCTTAAAGCCCTGAAAGCCACCTATCCACCTTATGAGATGGTAAAAGACCGTATCGAACTGGACGGAAGCCTGGATAAATCGCAGGTGCTGCAGAGAGTACGTGATCACTTCAGGAACGATCTGTTAAACGAGATCGACGGCATCAAGGTGGAATGGCCCGATCGATGGGTACAGATCCGGGCATCCAATACCGAGCCCATCTTGCGGGTTTATGCCGAAGCTCCAACGCTCCCGGCAGCTCAGGCTTTGGTGGATCAGGTAAAAGGCGTTTTATCATGA